Genomic segment of Lentimicrobium sp. L6:
TGTACGTTCCTTAGCATCAAGTTCTAAAACTCAGTTTATCACCACTCGCTTTGGAAACGTTTTGGGATCTAATGGTTCTGTTATTCCTTTGTTTGAAAAGCAAATAGCAAATGGGGGGCCTGTTACTGTAACTCATAAAGACATTACTCGCTTCTTTATGACTATTCCAGAAGCCTGTAGATTAGTTTTAGAAGCAGGCAGTATGGGGAAAGGAGGGGAGATATTTGTCTTTGATATGGGGAAATCAGTAAGAATTGTTGACTTAGCTAAAAAGATGATACGCCTTTCTGGTCTTGAGCTTAATAAAGATATTGCTATTGAATTTACTGGTTTACGACCCGGTGAAAAACTTTATGAAGAATTGTTGGCTGAAGAAGAAAATACAAAACCAACTCATCATGAAAAAATATTGATCGCCAATGTGCAGGAGTCTCAAATAGAGGAGATTAATAACACGGTCATGGCTTTTCAAGAAGCTTTAGCTCAACAAGATGTATTTGAGTTGGTTAAGCTCCTCAAAAAGATGATTCCAGAATATAAGAGTGAGAATTCCGAGTTTTCAGTTCTCGACTAAATCAATCCAATTGGTTATAAGACAATTGCTCAGGACAATGTTTCATAGCCATTTTATATAGTTTATGATTAAGCACCTCTTTTTTAAAAGGCTTACTCACCAAATCATTCATGCCTTGGTCAACCACTTTCTTTTTTGTTTCGGGAAAAGCATCAGCAGTTAGCGCAATGATTGGAATTCTGATATTGTTGATTCCGGCATTACCTTGCCTTATTCTTTTGGTGGTTTCATAACCATCCATTACTGGCATTTGTAAATCCATCAAAACTATATCAAAGGATTCTTTGGCCATTTTACCGATTCCAATCAAACCATTATCAGCCAATTGAAATTTACAACCCCATTTCAGTAGAATTTGAGATATTACTTTTTGATTGATCAGGTTATCTTCAAAAACCAGAATGTTTAAACCTGCTAAACATTTTTCTGAATAGTTGATGGCATCAAATTCTTTTGTGGCTGACTTGCTGATGGTGAAATCCAAATCGAAGAAAAATTTAGATCCTTTTTCTAATTCACTCGTTAACTGTATTTGGCCTCCCATAAGCTGGATGAGCTGTTTAGTGATGGAAAGTCCCAAACCTGTGCCTCCGAATTGTCTGGTGATATTAACGTCGGCTTGTGTAAAGCTCTCGAAAATTTCTTTTTGGCGATCCTCCGAAATTCCAATTCCAGAGTCCTCAACAGAAAAGTGAATACTGACTTGGTCTCCCACTTTTCTGTTTAATTTCACTTTAATATCCACATGACCTTTGTCGGTGAATTTTATGGAATTGCTGCAAAGGTTCAGGATGATTTGATTTAGGCGAAATGGGTCACCCAATAAAAACTCAGGAATATCACTATCAATAATTAAATTAAAGTCTAAATGCTTCTGTTGGGCTTTGAAAATCATGGTCTTTTCAATATGCTCCAATTGATAGATAAAGTTAAAGCTCGTTTTCTCAATTTTTACTTTTCCAGCTTCAATTTTAGAAAAGTCTAAAATGTCATTGATTACAACCAATAAATTATCGGCAGAATGTTTTATGGTTTTTAAATTATCTTTCACTAACTCAGTTAGAGGCTCTTGCAAAACGATGTCGGTTAAGCCAATAATCGCATTCATTGGAGTTCTGATCTCATGACTCATATTAGAGAGGAACTCTGCTTTAATTTCCAAAGCTTTTTCGGCTACTTCTTTGGCATTGGCAGATTCTTCTTCTACTTTCTTGAGATTAGAGATATTAATAGTTGTTCCAATAATTTCTTTTACATGTCCATTTTTATGTCTACTGAAAATAGAATCTTTATTGAAAAACCAAACCCAGTCTCCTTTGGAATTCTTCAATCTGAACTCCAGTTCGGAATTTTGATAATCGGGATTTTCAGCAATTTCCTGCATATATTTAAAAGCAGCTTGAGCATCTTCTTTATTCATTTGCTCAATAATAGATTGATAGCCTGAAACCTCATCCTCAGAAATTTCAAAACCCAAGTCATTTAAAATATTTCTATTGGCATAGGTGAATTCTCTTTGTTCCATATTAAAAATATAGATGATGTTAGGAGAGGACTGGGTAATGCCTTGGAGAAATAGTTTGTGCTTTTGTAGTGATTTCTCTACTTGTGATTTTTCATTTTGGATTTCATTATATTGCAATATTGAATTAATTTTTTTCCTCAATTGCTCAGCTCTCACCTCTGACTTTGGGAAATAGTCAAAAGCGCCTTCCTTCATTATCTCCACAGCTAGTTTTTCATCTCCGTGGGAGGTGATTACGCTTACAGGAATAGATATGTCTAATTCATTTATTTGTCTTAGTAATTGTAAGCCATCAACACCTGGTAATAGGTAATCAATGAAGATACAATCATAGTTTGTTTTATGCTCAGTAAGGTGAATTAGGGCTTCTTTGGCATAAGTAAAGGAGGTGATGGAATGTGAAATTTCAGCTTTTTTAAGTGCTCTCTTAAAAGCCATAATATCAATCTCATCATCGTCTACCAATAATATTCTTATTTGTTCGGCGTCTTTCATTTGGTTTAATTTGGTGGGAATTCGCAAAGCTTCCAATAACTCTTTAAAGTGGAGACAGCGTGGATAAACTGATTCATTGAAAGAGGTTTAAGTATATAGCCTGCAACATTTAGGTTAAAGGCTTTTAGTTTATCACTTTCCTCATTACTGGTAGTCATAATAAAAACGGAGATGGTTTTAAGCTTCTCGTCTTTTCGCATTTCCTCTAGAAACTCTAATCCTCCCATACGTGGCATATTTAAATCTAGTAGGATAATGCGAGGAAAATGGATTTTTTGTTCGTGGGTTCCCCTGAGTTTTTCTAATGCTTCCACTCCATCGTGGGCTATGTATAGTGGATTCTCAATATTGTTTTTTTTGAATGCTCTTTTCACATTCATGATGTCCACTTCATCATCTTCTATAAGTAGGATGTTAATAATTGTATCTGTCATGCGTTAAAATATTTCGTTTTTTATAATAATGGGCCAGCTAAATTTGAAAGTACTTCCTTTCCCAATTTCACTGTTTACAGTAATTTCTCCACCTTTGTCTTCAACTATCTTCTTTACTATGGCTAAGCCTACACCGGTGCTTTCAATTTTATCACGGGCTTGGAGTGTTTGGAAAATAACAAATATTTTCTCCAAATACTCTTCAGCTATTCCGGGGCCATTATCTGTTACACTAAAATAGTAAAATGGAGGATTGATTTCAAATCTAATTTTTACTTTAATCGATTCGCTGATGTTGTATTTGATGGCATTGCTAATGAAGTTTTGTAGGACTTGATATAAAGTGACCCGCTCAGTATGAATGGTTGGCATATTCTGAGGAATGTCAAATTCAATATGTTTCTTGGTTTGGTTGGCTTCTTTTAATTCATGGAAAAACCGATTGAGTTCTACATGTGAAATTTTTGCTTTGATCCTACCCACCCGGCTGTATTCTAGTATTCCATTAATAAGGCCTTCCATTCTTGTAACACGCGAGCGTAATAAGTTCATGTTGTTCTTCGTATCTTCATCCATGGCCTCTTCCATGTCTTCTTCAATCCATTCCGAAAGATTATTAATGGCACGTAAAGGTGCTTTTAGATCGTGTGAAACCACATAGGCAAATTGGTCTAATTCTTTGTTGATTTTCTCCAGGTTTTTAGCATAAGCCATGGTTTCTTGTTCAGCATCTTTAATCTTTGAAATATCAATTTTAAAGGTGATATATTTTGTGGGTTTACCAGCTGAATTTAAAAATGGAACAATGGTGGTATCTGTCCAAAAGTATTTACCGTCTTTTGTAATATCTCTAATTTCACCTTTCCAAACATTCCCGTTAATAACGGTTTTAGCCATTTCGTCATAAAATACAGAGCCATGATAATTGCTATTGAACTTCTGATTTCTTTGGCCAAATAATTCACTCTTATCATATCCTATAGCTTCAATAAAGTTATCATTTGCAAAGGTGATGACTCCGTGAAAATCGGTAATAAAAACCATAGATGTTTTGCTAATAGCATTTTTGAAATCGCTTAATTCTTTAAAGGATTCTTTAGCACTAATTTCTAAGGTTCGTTCTAATTGCTGATAATCTGAATCAAAATTTTTATAGGCGGTATTTACTGCTTCAATAAAATCATCGAGCAGACCTGATTCATTCAGATCTGCTGACAATGTTTTTTTGATTTGTCTTTTTAATAAACGGTGCATTGAGTAATTTGAGTTTTATGGGTTCTATTCAGCAAAAGTGGTAATGGTCATGGTTTGGTTGTGAAGCTCACATTTTGCACCTTCGAGGAAAGGGGCCATTTCTCCATAGGAATAAAAACCTGTGAGGATGGCGTTTTCGCCAACTACTTCTTGAACAGCTTCTACTTCTTCTTCTACCATTTGCTTAAGAACAAGTTTTCGCCCAACACAACTAATTAATATAGCCAATTGTGCTGTTTTATCAGTCAATGGATTTACGCTCACCTCAGCAGCATTTTCTGCACCATTGATGAGTCTGTCAATATTGGCTTTCATTAGTTTAATAAAGGATCCTTCAGGAATATCACCAGCAAAAGTCAGACTTTGTTTTTCTTCATCAACGGCAAGTATGGTTCTTACAACAGGCTCAGCCCCAGCCTCAGTTCGCATGCTGAGTGGAAAGAGTAGGCCAGAAGCAGGTAAGTCTTTCGCTTTTTCACCTAAGAAAGATTTGTATAACTCTAAAGCTGGAAGATTGTCAATTTCGTATAAAATATTTCCATCCGATTTGGTCACTGAACGTTCGATTCCAAAGCTATCCCAGCCCCCGAGGCTTCCATAACCTATTTGAATGTCTTTCCCATAAAATCCGATGGCAGTAATCAGACCGCTTTTAACTTCACCGGAATTTGAAACCACTACAGTTTTTTCAAATAAAGCACCATCTCCAGCCAAGCCTCCTGTGGTATTTATGCCTTCTGGTAATCCGGCTCTTACTCCATTTACTAATTCTGTCCCGTTTACTTGCAAACCTTCAGATAATACAAATACATGCTTCAAGTCTTCGGCTACTAGTCCTTGAACTAAATGGGTGCCAGCCTCAGCAGAACTCTTGAAGTCGCCAATATTTACCTCGCTATATTTTAGTTTTGTTTTATCAAATTTAATTGCAGTTGCAGTCAGACTATTGTCATTTACATTGACTCCATTAATTTCACCACTAGTGCTACAACCAGTGATGATAGCTTTTGGATAAGCTTTTTTGAGCATATTCACCAATGGAGTATCAGCAAACATGGACCTACTGGCAAAGATTAAAATCAGATCAGGGTAGAAATTAAATTTTTGAATATTGCATTTGGCTTCTTGTCGTGGGAAGTAAATAAATTGTTGAGTCTTCATTTTATGTCATTTTATATCATATCATCTATCTAGATTGTATGACTGTGGTTATAGGTGAATAACTTGTTTAATAATTGTGGATCTAATATAAGGTTTTCTGTTTTAGTAAGCAAGGAGTATAAATGCATTTAACACTTAAGGCAGTATTCTGAACATAAAAAAAGCCGACTTCATAGTGAATTCGGCTTTCAAAATATATTATTTCTGGTTTTATCCAACCACTTCTTTTACCAATCGAGCAGCATCTTCTAAAGCAATAGCTGAAGATACTTTTAATCCTGATTTGTCGATGAGTGCTTTACCTTCGGTAGCATTAGTTCCTTGTAATCTTACAATGATAGGAACTTTAATATCACCAATATTGGCATAAGCATCAACAATACCTTGGGCTACTCTGTCGCAACGAACAATTCCACCAAAGATATTAACCAAAATAGCTTCTACATTGGGGTCTTTTAAAATGATACGGAATGCTTCTTCAACACGTTTTGCATTTGCGGTTCCTCCAACATCAAGGAAATTGGCAGGGTCACCACCGCTCATTTTAATCATATCCATAGTAGCCATTGCTAGTCCAGCTCCATTTACCATACAACCTACGTTACCATCTAGTTTCACATAGTTAAGGTCGAATCGGCGCGCTTCTACTTCAATAGGATCCTCCTCTGTTTCATCGCGTAGTTCTTTAAAATCTTTATGACGGAATAATGCATTATCATCTAGAGTTACCTTAGCATCAACAGCAAGAATTAAATTATCTGAAGTCTTTAAA
This window contains:
- a CDS encoding response regulator, with the translated sequence MKDAEQIRILLVDDDEIDIMAFKRALKKAEISHSITSFTYAKEALIHLTEHKTNYDCIFIDYLLPGVDGLQLLRQINELDISIPVSVITSHGDEKLAVEIMKEGAFDYFPKSEVRAEQLRKKINSILQYNEIQNEKSQVEKSLQKHKLFLQGITQSSPNIIYIFNMEQREFTYANRNILNDLGFEISEDEVSGYQSIIEQMNKEDAQAAFKYMQEIAENPDYQNSELEFRLKNSKGDWVWFFNKDSIFSRHKNGHVKEIIGTTINISNLKKVEEESANAKEVAEKALEIKAEFLSNMSHEIRTPMNAIIGLTDIVLQEPLTELVKDNLKTIKHSADNLLVVINDILDFSKIEAGKVKIEKTSFNFIYQLEHIEKTMIFKAQQKHLDFNLIIDSDIPEFLLGDPFRLNQIILNLCSNSIKFTDKGHVDIKVKLNRKVGDQVSIHFSVEDSGIGISEDRQKEIFESFTQADVNITRQFGGTGLGLSITKQLIQLMGGQIQLTSELEKGSKFFFDLDFTISKSATKEFDAINYSEKCLAGLNILVFEDNLINQKVISQILLKWGCKFQLADNGLIGIGKMAKESFDIVLMDLQMPVMDGYETTKRIRQGNAGINNIRIPIIALTADAFPETKKKVVDQGMNDLVSKPFKKEVLNHKLYKMAMKHCPEQLSYNQLD
- a CDS encoding response regulator; its protein translation is MTDTIINILLIEDDEVDIMNVKRAFKKNNIENPLYIAHDGVEALEKLRGTHEQKIHFPRIILLDLNMPRMGGLEFLEEMRKDEKLKTISVFIMTTSNEESDKLKAFNLNVAGYILKPLSMNQFIHAVSTLKSYWKLCEFPPN
- a CDS encoding ATP-binding protein produces the protein MSADLNESGLLDDFIEAVNTAYKNFDSDYQQLERTLEISAKESFKELSDFKNAISKTSMVFITDFHGVITFANDNFIEAIGYDKSELFGQRNQKFNSNYHGSVFYDEMAKTVINGNVWKGEIRDITKDGKYFWTDTTIVPFLNSAGKPTKYITFKIDISKIKDAEQETMAYAKNLEKINKELDQFAYVVSHDLKAPLRAINNLSEWIEEDMEEAMDEDTKNNMNLLRSRVTRMEGLINGILEYSRVGRIKAKISHVELNRFFHELKEANQTKKHIEFDIPQNMPTIHTERVTLYQVLQNFISNAIKYNISESIKVKIRFEINPPFYYFSVTDNGPGIAEEYLEKIFVIFQTLQARDKIESTGVGLAIVKKIVEDKGGEITVNSEIGKGSTFKFSWPIIIKNEIF
- a CDS encoding FIST signal transduction protein; this translates as MKTQQFIYFPRQEAKCNIQKFNFYPDLILIFASRSMFADTPLVNMLKKAYPKAIITGCSTSGEINGVNVNDNSLTATAIKFDKTKLKYSEVNIGDFKSSAEAGTHLVQGLVAEDLKHVFVLSEGLQVNGTELVNGVRAGLPEGINTTGGLAGDGALFEKTVVVSNSGEVKSGLITAIGFYGKDIQIGYGSLGGWDSFGIERSVTKSDGNILYEIDNLPALELYKSFLGEKAKDLPASGLLFPLSMRTEAGAEPVVRTILAVDEEKQSLTFAGDIPEGSFIKLMKANIDRLINGAENAAEVSVNPLTDKTAQLAILISCVGRKLVLKQMVEEEVEAVQEVVGENAILTGFYSYGEMAPFLEGAKCELHNQTMTITTFAE